From the genome of Vulgatibacter sp., one region includes:
- a CDS encoding 2-oxoacid:acceptor oxidoreductase subunit alpha, whose product MESQPNISQRPRQELDRVTIRFAGDSGDGMQLTGTEFTRATAVAGNDLRTFPDFPAEIRAPAGTLPGVSGFQLQFANASVYTPGDVPDVLVAMNPAALKANLKDLKVGGLLIVNLGAFTTQNLTKAGFQSSPLEDGSLDRFQVVQVDITKLTETALHGSGLSTREIGRSKNMFALGLMLWLYQRPTEPALRNIRTKFANKPDVAQANEKVLLAGHAYGETAELFANTYVVRKAEIAKGTYRNVSGNQALAMGLLTATRLSGLKGFLGSYPITPASDILHELSRHKHFGFTTFQAEDEIAAVCAAIGAAFGGTLAVTTSSGPGIALKQEAIGLAIMTELPLVVINVQRGGPSTGLPTKTEQADLFQAIYGRNGEAPVPVIAAATPSDCFHAAIEAVQIALRYMTPVMLLTDGYIANGQEPWRIPEVASLPKIDVHFRTDPEGYQVYARDEKTLARAWVKPGTPGLEHRIGGLEKDFLTGGVSYDPANHERMVHIRAEKVARIAQDYAPLQVNGERSGDVLVVGWGSTHGSITGAVEQLRAKGRKVSHLHLRNLNPLPNDLGDLLRAFTHVVVPELNLGQLVQILRSKYLVDAKGINKVQGKPFTVSELVARIEEVA is encoded by the coding sequence ATGGAGAGCCAGCCCAACATCAGCCAGCGGCCCCGCCAGGAGCTGGATCGCGTCACCATCCGCTTTGCCGGTGACTCCGGCGACGGCATGCAGCTCACCGGTACGGAGTTCACCCGCGCCACCGCGGTGGCGGGCAACGACCTCCGCACCTTCCCCGACTTCCCCGCCGAGATCCGCGCCCCCGCAGGCACGCTCCCCGGCGTCTCGGGCTTCCAGCTGCAGTTCGCCAACGCCTCGGTCTACACCCCGGGCGACGTGCCGGACGTGCTGGTGGCGATGAACCCGGCCGCCTTGAAGGCGAACCTCAAGGACCTCAAGGTCGGCGGCCTCCTCATCGTCAACCTCGGCGCCTTCACCACCCAGAACCTGACCAAGGCGGGCTTCCAGAGCAGCCCCCTCGAGGACGGCTCCCTCGACCGCTTCCAGGTCGTGCAGGTGGACATCACCAAGCTCACCGAGACCGCACTCCACGGCTCGGGACTCTCCACCCGCGAGATCGGCCGCTCGAAGAACATGTTCGCGCTGGGTCTGATGCTCTGGCTCTACCAGCGCCCCACCGAGCCCGCCCTCCGCAACATCCGCACCAAATTCGCGAACAAGCCCGACGTCGCCCAGGCGAACGAGAAGGTGCTGCTCGCGGGCCACGCCTACGGCGAGACCGCCGAGCTCTTCGCCAACACCTACGTGGTGCGCAAGGCGGAGATCGCGAAGGGCACCTACCGCAACGTCTCGGGCAACCAGGCGCTGGCGATGGGCCTGCTCACCGCCACCAGGCTCTCGGGGCTCAAGGGCTTCCTCGGCTCCTACCCGATCACCCCGGCGTCGGACATCCTCCACGAGCTCTCGCGCCACAAGCACTTCGGCTTCACCACGTTCCAGGCGGAAGACGAGATCGCCGCGGTCTGCGCCGCGATCGGCGCCGCCTTCGGTGGCACGCTGGCGGTGACCACCTCCTCGGGCCCGGGCATCGCGCTCAAGCAGGAGGCGATCGGCCTCGCGATCATGACCGAGCTGCCGCTGGTCGTGATCAACGTGCAGCGCGGCGGCCCCTCCACCGGCCTGCCCACCAAGACCGAGCAGGCGGATCTCTTCCAGGCGATCTACGGCCGCAACGGCGAGGCGCCAGTGCCGGTGATCGCAGCGGCGACGCCGAGCGACTGCTTCCACGCGGCGATCGAGGCGGTGCAGATCGCGCTGCGCTACATGACGCCGGTGATGCTGCTGACCGACGGCTACATCGCCAACGGCCAGGAGCCCTGGCGGATCCCCGAGGTCGCTTCGCTCCCGAAGATCGACGTGCACTTCCGCACCGATCCCGAGGGCTACCAGGTCTACGCCCGCGACGAGAAGACCCTGGCCCGCGCCTGGGTGAAGCCGGGGACCCCCGGCCTCGAGCACCGCATCGGCGGTCTCGAGAAGGACTTCCTCACCGGCGGCGTCTCCTACGATCCGGCCAACCACGAGCGCATGGTCCACATCCGCGCCGAGAAGGTGGCCCGGATCGCGCAGGACTATGCGCCGCTGCAGGTCAACGGCGAGCGCTCGGGCGACGTGCTCGTGGTGGGCTGGGGCTCGACCCACGGCTCGATCACCGGCGCGGTGGAGCAGCTCCGGGCGAAGGGCCGAAAGGTCTCGCACCTGCACCTGCGCAACTTGAATCCCCTGCCGAACGACCTGGGCGATCTGCTCCGCGCTTTCACGCACGTGGTGGTCCCCGAGCTCAACCTCGGCCAGCTCGTGCAGATCCTCCGCTCGAAGTACCTGGTCGACGCGAAGGGCATCAACAAGGTCCAGGGCAAGCCGTTCACCGTGAGCGAGCTCGTCGCCCGCATCGAGGAGGTGGCGTGA
- a CDS encoding 2-oxoacid:ferredoxin oxidoreductase subunit beta, with product MSGDIVKLTRKDFQSDQEVRWCPGCGDYAILNSVQKVMPELGIPKENIVFVSGIGCSSRFPYYMNTYGFHTIHGRAPAIATGLKTTRPDLQVWVVTGDGDALSIGGNHFLHVLRRNVDVKILLFNNRIYGLTKGQFSPASEIGKKTKSTPYGSIDAPFNPLQVALGANASFVARSLDVDPLHLQGVLHRMAQHKGSAFVEIYQNCNVFNDGAFDPLTNKATKSETTVRLEHGKPVTFGASGKKGIRLNGFEAEVVTVGENGVTEADLLVWDEKSSPALSFLLAGLGPEFPVPLGVFRDVDRPVHHELEMAQQNAVVQQRGEGDIEKLLHAGDTWTVE from the coding sequence ATGAGCGGCGACATCGTCAAGCTGACGCGCAAGGATTTCCAGTCGGACCAGGAGGTCCGCTGGTGCCCCGGCTGCGGTGACTACGCGATCCTGAATTCGGTGCAGAAGGTGATGCCCGAGCTCGGGATCCCGAAGGAGAACATCGTGTTCGTCTCGGGCATCGGCTGCTCCAGCCGCTTCCCGTACTACATGAACACGTACGGCTTCCACACGATCCACGGCCGCGCGCCGGCGATCGCCACGGGCCTGAAGACCACGCGTCCGGACCTGCAGGTGTGGGTGGTGACCGGCGACGGCGACGCGCTGTCGATCGGCGGCAACCACTTCCTCCACGTGCTCCGCCGCAACGTCGACGTGAAGATCCTGCTCTTCAACAACCGGATCTACGGCCTGACCAAGGGCCAGTTCTCGCCGGCCTCCGAGATCGGCAAGAAGACCAAGTCGACGCCCTACGGCTCGATCGACGCGCCCTTCAACCCGCTGCAGGTGGCGCTCGGCGCCAACGCCTCCTTCGTCGCGCGCTCGCTCGACGTGGATCCGCTGCACCTGCAGGGCGTGCTCCACCGCATGGCGCAGCACAAGGGCTCGGCGTTCGTCGAGATCTACCAGAACTGCAACGTCTTCAACGACGGCGCCTTCGATCCGCTCACCAACAAGGCCACCAAGAGCGAGACCACCGTGCGCCTCGAGCACGGCAAGCCGGTGACCTTCGGCGCAAGCGGCAAGAAGGGCATCCGCCTCAACGGCTTCGAGGCCGAGGTGGTCACCGTCGGCGAGAACGGCGTCACCGAGGCGGACCTGCTGGTGTGGGACGAGAAGTCCTCGCCCGCCCTCTCCTTCCTCCTCGCCGGCCTCGGGCCCGAGTTCCCGGTGCCGCTCGGCGTCTTCCGCGACGTGGACCGCCCGGTGCACCACGAGCTCGAGATGGCGCAGCAGAACGCCGTGGTGCAGCAGCGCGGCGAGGGCGACATCGAGAAGCTCCTCCACGCCGGCGACACCTGGACGGTGGAGTAG
- a CDS encoding Fic family protein encodes MYAEPHQMEPMLPKRHRAQLEELATELLRRSAALGGRLPGPTRRTLVEVLRQMNSYYSNLIEGHNTHPLEIERALNRDLSNDPAQRELQLESLAHVEVQRRIEERLRLEPELVLTSIDFLSWVHAEFYALVPDGFRVIRDSRGEAHSFEPGELRKRDVEVGRHIPPTSSSVPEFMRRFQEAYDQSKLGPLERIYAAAAAHHRFAWIHPFQDGNGRVARLFTDAWFAKACVDSHGLWTISRGLGRNATRYKQMLARADEPRMGDYDGRGNLSDRALGEFSVFFLETALDQVEFMSGLLDFGTVHNRIRGYVERRAAANELRPQAFHVIWQALLEGEIARGEVGRIAGMPDRTARLLIGELLSQGLLLSDSPKGLLRLGLPLHAVAYYFPRLFPEGIEESLLASAPPPLATTPRPTARGNSRASTVRRQRGHRD; translated from the coding sequence ATGTACGCAGAACCGCATCAGATGGAGCCCATGCTCCCCAAGCGGCATCGCGCCCAACTCGAGGAGCTGGCGACCGAGCTCCTGCGGCGCTCCGCCGCGCTCGGAGGTCGCCTGCCCGGCCCTACGCGCAGAACGCTGGTGGAGGTGCTGCGCCAGATGAACAGCTACTACTCGAACCTGATCGAGGGCCATAACACCCACCCCCTGGAGATCGAGCGGGCGCTCAACCGGGACCTGTCGAACGATCCCGCCCAGCGTGAGCTGCAGCTCGAGAGCCTCGCTCACGTCGAGGTGCAGCGGCGAATCGAAGAGCGCTTGCGCCTCGAGCCAGAGCTCGTGCTGACCTCCATCGACTTTCTCTCGTGGGTTCACGCGGAGTTCTATGCACTCGTGCCTGACGGCTTCCGCGTAATCCGCGATTCGCGAGGTGAAGCGCATTCGTTCGAGCCCGGTGAGCTACGGAAGCGCGATGTTGAGGTAGGGCGGCACATCCCGCCGACGAGCAGTTCAGTTCCCGAATTCATGCGCCGCTTTCAGGAGGCATACGATCAGTCGAAGCTCGGGCCGCTCGAGAGAATCTACGCGGCCGCGGCGGCCCATCACCGGTTCGCCTGGATCCATCCTTTCCAGGACGGGAATGGCCGCGTAGCGCGTCTCTTCACCGACGCATGGTTTGCCAAGGCGTGCGTCGATTCGCATGGCCTCTGGACCATCAGTCGCGGACTCGGGCGCAATGCTACGCGCTACAAGCAGATGCTCGCGAGGGCGGACGAACCACGCATGGGCGACTACGACGGACGGGGGAACCTCTCCGATCGCGCTTTGGGAGAGTTCAGCGTCTTCTTCCTCGAGACGGCGCTCGATCAAGTGGAGTTCATGAGCGGCCTGCTCGATTTCGGGACCGTGCACAACCGCATCCGCGGTTACGTGGAACGCCGCGCAGCGGCTAACGAGCTCCGCCCGCAGGCATTCCATGTGATCTGGCAAGCGCTGCTCGAAGGGGAGATCGCCCGCGGCGAGGTAGGCCGCATCGCCGGCATGCCTGACCGCACGGCACGCTTGCTCATCGGCGAGTTGCTCTCACAAGGCTTGCTGCTCTCCGACTCGCCGAAGGGTTTGCTGCGGCTTGGTTTGCCCCTTCACGCGGTCGCGTACTACTTCCCGCGGCTCTTCCCTGAAGGGATCGAAGAATCGCTCCTCGCATCGGCACCGCCCCCGCTCGCCACCACGCCGCGGCCAACCGCGAGAGGGAACTCGCGAGCATCGACGGTGCGCCGGCAGCGAGGGCATCGGGACTAG
- a CDS encoding myxosortase-dependent M36 family metallopeptidase has product MRALSLLAAAVLLAAAPAATAKQSHSLDAFLAGPVERQLAVDASDMAAAGIRIAHTEPRLGVPSFVFADSERFPAAGGSAEQAARAHLQRLAALYRLTPAAIEQLPVRGVHERGAGAVIVSLGAAVGATDVFRHEIDVVMNAALELVAVSGYLPPSELVAAADATGFALGHEEAVAAAFREMTGAELAASLLLPDDAEGGYRHFELPASVESLLGYGLVVPARAKAVFFALPEKLVPAYYVELNVQGAAEAEAPYHAFAVDARDGSLLFRHDLTDHATYRVHADPFSFVPSDGPHGTEGTPHPTGLPDGYQAPFVAASDVTLASFPYSAGDPWLPIGATETRGNNVDAYADLFAPDGFQAGFDLRASATGPDAFLRNFTTGVAPGGTPDQIAAAVTNLFYTTNFLHDWFYDAGFDERAGNAQLLNYGRGGLQGDALRAEAQDHGGRNNANMSTPADGAAPRMQMYVFDGEPQLQVTAPAGLAGIVGSNDGLGPTSVSVIAELHVPDPAGTTLGCAPFAANAFAGRIVLLDRGTCSFTSKGVNAQAAGAIGVVIANNVAGDAPGLGGYDPQLTIPVFPVSLATGNAWKSALLAAPASPIHLSMERGPHLDRDGSVDNDIVAHEWGHLISNRLIGDANGLTNLQGDALGEGWADFHALLLQVREWDRNLPGNHMFQGVYAIASYAEGGGRNNAAYYGMRRMPYTTDFSKNGLTLGHIANGAAAPAGQVARWNAAANSEVHNAGEVWATMLWECYASLLNAYPFAEAQDRMKQYLVAAYKATPVMPTFLEARDALLAVAAASDPADQMRFSSAFARRGAGYGAVAADRASQDFVGVRESFVAGNNLEVITAELVEASSGGCDRDGVLDVGEQGLVRIVVRNNGRGALASQSATVTEGSGTLAFPAGNVIYVPSLAPGQSATRTLPVSLPAGAVPAASLSIGLAFDEPSLPVAVRSFAFSAAVHHDVQLGVSTVDEMIGAPTAWAATQGAGWRSEGGTSFGHIADADVAGEASFTTPWIAVPATGNFVLDLRHRWSFETNRGGAPYYDGGVVEVSWDGVRWYDLYADLGVNPGYSAYLATGGGNPLEDRAALVGMSPGFPAWRNQSIQLGTLLAGRQVKFRFRVGTDVAVGAWGWDIDRVTVTGAANLPFGGTGVETSHGTVCNLRPVADAGRSRSVWEGGFDGAGAFVRSTVSLDGSGSFEPEGAALSYAWTQVAGSPVSLAGANAAVATFEPDVPGDEVLTFELLVSDGIEWSLPALVDIYVAHVNRPPVASAFGPAVVAERSAASFVLDGSASADADGEPLSFAWSQVAGVPVALVGADAAAATVEVPEVAVDELLRFQLEVSDGIDVSAPVFVEVQVTNVDRAPVVDAGADGVVASRGSYVLAASGSDADGDALAFAWTQLAGPAVALGDAAAASTSFVAPSVAVATDLVFEVTATAGGVSVSDSVVVSVEAEPLPVVDAGADVAVPGRQTVVLRGTATVPGGAVPTLAWTQLQGTPVVLSGPDAAVASFTSPDVKSPETLVFQLEATAHGVSATDTVQIDVAADGAPVVDAGADVAVASREAVLLRAAASDPEGDAITFAWTQVAGTAVVLAEAQSASPQFVAPSVLADEVLVFEVVASANGLEARDEVAVSVAAEPVPVVDAGADQAVAGRTLVALRGSATGAEVLAWEQVEGPAVALDAAGAAATFVSPDVKEEATLVFRLVASAHGQSASDAVAVVVAADGAPVADAGAALDVQARAGVQLVGGASDPEGDALVVAWSQVGGPAVVLEGASTLAPRFVAPDVREMVELVFQLVATANGLESAPATVTVRVHPENRRPVVSGPNEIEVDERTPVTLEASGVDADADAIAWRWEQTGGVAVELDGAATAAVSFVAPEVVVETALSFRLIAIDAAEAESEPATVRVLVRNVNRAPVAAAALVAGGAAGSTVVLDASASRDEDGGGLTFAWRQIEGTAVELVGAEAAVARFVAPAKAGTLRFEVTVTDAEGASAVAEVAVEIAAAARPAKKEESGCSAAGGSPAGGLLAFGALALLRRRRR; this is encoded by the coding sequence ATGCGAGCGCTCTCCCTCCTGGCAGCAGCGGTGCTGCTGGCTGCAGCCCCCGCTGCGACGGCGAAGCAGTCCCATTCGCTCGACGCCTTCCTCGCCGGTCCCGTGGAGCGCCAGCTCGCCGTCGACGCCAGCGACATGGCGGCAGCCGGCATCCGCATCGCCCACACCGAGCCGCGCCTCGGCGTCCCCTCCTTCGTCTTCGCCGACAGCGAGCGTTTCCCTGCGGCGGGCGGCAGCGCGGAGCAGGCAGCGCGGGCCCATCTCCAGCGACTCGCGGCGCTCTACCGCCTCACGCCCGCCGCCATCGAGCAGCTGCCGGTGCGTGGCGTGCACGAGCGCGGCGCCGGCGCGGTGATCGTCTCGCTGGGCGCAGCGGTCGGCGCGACCGACGTCTTCCGCCACGAGATCGACGTGGTGATGAACGCGGCCCTCGAGCTCGTCGCCGTCTCCGGCTACCTGCCGCCCAGCGAGCTCGTCGCCGCTGCGGACGCAACCGGCTTTGCCCTGGGGCACGAGGAGGCCGTTGCCGCCGCCTTCCGCGAGATGACCGGTGCCGAGCTCGCGGCTTCGCTGCTGCTCCCCGACGACGCCGAAGGTGGCTACCGGCATTTCGAATTGCCGGCGTCGGTCGAGTCGCTCCTCGGCTACGGGCTCGTCGTGCCCGCCAGGGCCAAGGCGGTCTTCTTCGCGCTGCCGGAGAAGCTGGTGCCCGCCTACTACGTCGAGCTGAACGTGCAGGGGGCGGCGGAGGCCGAGGCGCCGTACCACGCCTTCGCGGTCGACGCCCGCGATGGGTCGCTCCTCTTCCGCCACGACCTCACCGATCACGCCACGTACCGGGTGCACGCCGATCCCTTCTCGTTCGTGCCGAGCGACGGCCCCCACGGCACCGAGGGAACGCCCCATCCCACCGGTTTGCCCGACGGCTACCAGGCGCCCTTCGTCGCAGCGAGCGACGTGACCCTGGCGTCCTTCCCCTACAGCGCCGGCGATCCGTGGCTGCCGATCGGCGCCACCGAGACCCGGGGCAACAACGTCGACGCCTACGCCGATCTCTTCGCACCCGACGGCTTCCAGGCCGGCTTCGATCTGCGGGCGAGCGCCACCGGTCCCGACGCCTTCCTCCGCAACTTCACCACCGGCGTCGCGCCCGGCGGTACGCCCGATCAGATCGCCGCGGCGGTGACCAACCTCTTCTACACCACGAACTTCCTGCACGACTGGTTCTACGACGCGGGCTTCGACGAGCGCGCCGGCAACGCCCAGCTCCTCAACTACGGCCGCGGCGGCCTGCAGGGCGACGCGCTGCGCGCCGAGGCGCAGGACCACGGCGGGCGCAACAACGCCAACATGTCCACCCCGGCAGACGGCGCCGCGCCGCGGATGCAGATGTACGTCTTCGACGGCGAGCCGCAGCTCCAGGTGACCGCACCCGCGGGCCTCGCCGGCATCGTGGGCAGCAACGACGGGCTCGGGCCGACCAGCGTCTCGGTGATTGCCGAGCTGCACGTCCCCGATCCGGCCGGCACGACCCTCGGCTGCGCCCCCTTCGCCGCCAACGCCTTCGCCGGCAGGATCGTCCTCCTCGATCGCGGCACGTGCAGCTTCACCAGCAAGGGCGTGAACGCCCAGGCGGCAGGCGCCATCGGCGTCGTCATCGCCAACAACGTCGCCGGCGACGCGCCGGGGCTCGGCGGCTACGACCCCCAGCTCACCATCCCCGTCTTTCCCGTGAGCCTCGCCACCGGCAACGCCTGGAAGAGCGCGCTTCTCGCCGCACCCGCCAGCCCGATCCACCTCTCGATGGAGCGCGGCCCGCATCTCGATCGTGACGGCAGCGTCGACAACGACATCGTCGCCCACGAGTGGGGCCACCTGATCAGCAATCGGCTCATCGGCGACGCCAACGGCCTCACCAACCTCCAGGGCGATGCCCTCGGCGAGGGATGGGCCGACTTCCACGCGCTGCTGCTGCAGGTCCGCGAGTGGGATCGCAACCTGCCCGGCAATCACATGTTCCAGGGCGTCTACGCCATCGCCAGCTACGCCGAGGGTGGCGGCCGCAACAACGCCGCCTACTACGGCATGCGGCGCATGCCCTACACCACCGACTTCTCCAAAAATGGGCTGACGCTCGGGCACATCGCCAACGGCGCCGCTGCGCCGGCAGGGCAGGTGGCGCGGTGGAACGCCGCCGCCAACTCCGAGGTCCACAACGCCGGCGAGGTCTGGGCGACGATGCTCTGGGAGTGCTACGCGTCGCTTCTCAACGCCTATCCCTTCGCCGAGGCGCAGGACCGGATGAAGCAGTACCTGGTCGCCGCCTACAAGGCGACGCCGGTGATGCCCACCTTCCTCGAGGCGCGGGACGCGCTGCTGGCGGTGGCGGCGGCGAGCGATCCCGCGGACCAGATGCGCTTCTCCTCGGCCTTTGCCCGTCGAGGCGCAGGCTACGGCGCGGTGGCTGCCGACAGGGCCTCGCAGGATTTCGTCGGCGTGCGGGAGAGCTTCGTCGCCGGCAACAACCTCGAGGTGATTACGGCGGAGCTGGTGGAGGCCTCGTCCGGCGGATGCGATCGGGACGGCGTGCTCGACGTCGGCGAGCAGGGGCTGGTGCGTATCGTCGTGCGCAACAACGGGCGCGGCGCGCTCGCTTCGCAGAGCGCCACGGTCACCGAGGGGAGCGGGACGCTCGCCTTCCCCGCGGGCAACGTGATCTACGTCCCGTCGCTGGCGCCGGGGCAGAGCGCCACCAGGACGCTGCCCGTCTCGCTGCCTGCGGGCGCCGTGCCGGCGGCGAGCCTGTCGATCGGGCTCGCCTTCGACGAGCCCAGCCTGCCGGTGGCGGTGCGGTCCTTCGCCTTCTCCGCGGCGGTCCACCACGACGTGCAGCTCGGCGTCTCCACCGTCGACGAGATGATCGGTGCGCCCACCGCCTGGGCGGCGACGCAGGGTGCGGGCTGGCGGAGCGAGGGCGGGACGAGCTTCGGCCATATCGCCGATGCCGACGTGGCCGGCGAGGCCTCCTTCACCACCCCCTGGATCGCGGTGCCGGCCACCGGGAACTTCGTCCTCGACTTGCGCCACCGGTGGTCCTTCGAGACCAACCGGGGCGGCGCGCCCTATTACGACGGCGGCGTGGTCGAGGTGAGCTGGGACGGCGTGCGCTGGTACGACCTCTACGCGGATCTCGGCGTCAACCCCGGCTACTCGGCCTACCTCGCCACCGGCGGCGGCAATCCGCTGGAGGATCGGGCGGCGCTGGTCGGGATGAGCCCGGGCTTTCCGGCCTGGCGGAACCAGTCGATCCAGCTGGGGACGCTCCTTGCCGGCAGGCAGGTGAAGTTCCGCTTCCGCGTCGGCACCGACGTCGCCGTGGGGGCGTGGGGCTGGGACATCGACCGGGTGACGGTCACGGGCGCGGCGAACCTGCCGTTTGGTGGCACGGGCGTGGAGACGTCGCACGGCACGGTGTGCAACCTGCGGCCGGTGGCCGACGCGGGGCGCTCGCGCAGCGTGTGGGAGGGCGGCTTCGACGGGGCGGGGGCCTTCGTGCGCTCGACCGTGAGCCTCGACGGCAGCGGCTCGTTCGAGCCCGAGGGCGCGGCGCTCAGCTACGCGTGGACCCAGGTGGCGGGGAGCCCGGTGTCGCTCGCCGGGGCGAACGCCGCGGTCGCGACCTTCGAGCCCGACGTGCCGGGGGACGAGGTCCTTACCTTCGAGCTGCTGGTCTCCGACGGCATCGAGTGGAGTCTGCCGGCGCTGGTCGACATCTACGTGGCCCACGTGAACCGGCCGCCGGTGGCGTCGGCCTTCGGGCCTGCGGTGGTGGCGGAGCGGAGCGCGGCCAGCTTCGTGCTCGATGGATCGGCTTCCGCCGATGCGGACGGTGAGCCGCTCTCGTTTGCCTGGTCGCAGGTGGCGGGCGTGCCCGTGGCTCTGGTGGGCGCCGACGCGGCGGCAGCGACGGTGGAGGTGCCCGAAGTGGCGGTCGACGAGCTGCTTCGCTTCCAGCTCGAGGTGAGCGACGGCATCGACGTGAGCGCGCCCGTATTCGTCGAGGTGCAGGTGACGAACGTCGATCGCGCGCCGGTGGTGGATGCGGGTGCCGATGGCGTGGTGGCGAGCCGCGGTTCGTACGTGCTTGCTGCGAGCGGGTCGGATGCCGACGGCGATGCGCTGGCCTTCGCGTGGACGCAGCTTGCGGGGCCCGCGGTGGCGCTCGGTGATGCGGCGGCTGCGTCGACCTCGTTCGTGGCGCCGTCCGTGGCAGTGGCGACCGACCTCGTCTTCGAGGTGACCGCGACCGCTGGTGGCGTGTCGGTGAGCGACAGCGTGGTGGTCTCGGTCGAGGCGGAGCCGCTGCCGGTGGTCGATGCGGGGGCGGACGTCGCGGTGCCGGGGCGGCAGACGGTGGTGCTCCGCGGCACGGCGACCGTGCCGGGTGGGGCGGTGCCGACGCTGGCGTGGACCCAGCTGCAGGGCACACCGGTGGTTCTCTCCGGGCCGGACGCCGCGGTGGCGAGCTTCACCTCGCCCGACGTGAAGAGCCCCGAGACCCTCGTCTTCCAGCTCGAGGCGACGGCCCACGGTGTTTCGGCGACGGACACGGTGCAGATCGACGTGGCGGCGGACGGTGCGCCGGTGGTGGATGCGGGGGCCGATGTGGCGGTGGCGAGCCGCGAGGCGGTGCTGCTGCGGGCGGCTGCCTCCGATCCCGAGGGTGACGCGATCACCTTCGCGTGGACGCAGGTCGCCGGGACCGCCGTGGTGCTCGCCGAGGCGCAGAGCGCTTCGCCGCAGTTCGTGGCGCCCAGCGTCCTCGCCGACGAGGTGCTGGTCTTCGAGGTGGTGGCCTCCGCCAACGGCCTCGAGGCGCGGGACGAGGTCGCGGTCTCCGTCGCCGCGGAGCCCGTGCCGGTGGTCGACGCGGGGGCCGATCAGGCCGTCGCCGGACGGACGCTGGTGGCCCTGCGCGGCAGCGCGACCGGCGCCGAGGTGCTGGCGTGGGAGCAGGTCGAGGGGCCGGCGGTGGCGCTCGATGCTGCGGGCGCAGCGGCGACCTTCGTCTCGCCCGACGTGAAGGAGGAGGCGACCCTCGTCTTCCGGCTCGTCGCTTCGGCCCATGGCCAGTCCGCCAGCGATGCGGTGGCGGTGGTGGTGGCTGCGGATGGTGCGCCGGTGGCGGATGCCGGCGCTGCGCTCGACGTGCAGGCGCGCGCCGGCGTGCAGCTCGTGGGCGGTGCCTCCGATCCGGAAGGCGATGCCTTGGTCGTGGCGTGGAGCCAGGTGGGCGGACCGGCGGTGGTGCTCGAGGGGGCATCGACGCTGGCGCCGCGCTTCGTCGCGCCCGACGTGCGGGAGATGGTCGAGCTGGTCTTCCAGCTGGTGGCTACCGCCAACGGGCTCGAGAGCGCGCCGGCAACGGTGACCGTGCGGGTCCATCCGGAGAACCGAAGGCCGGTGGTCTCCGGGCCCAACGAGATCGAGGTCGACGAGCGCACCCCGGTGACCCTCGAGGCGTCCGGCGTCGATGCGGACGCCGATGCGATCGCGTGGCGCTGGGAGCAGACGGGCGGCGTCGCGGTGGAGCTCGACGGGGCGGCGACGGCGGCGGTGTCGTTCGTGGCGCCCGAGGTGGTGGTGGAGACCGCGCTCTCCTTCCGCTTGATCGCGATCGATGCGGCGGAGGCGGAGAGTGAGCCGGCGACGGTGCGGGTGCTCGTTCGCAACGTGAACCGGGCGCCCGTGGCTGCGGCGGCCCTCGTCGCCGGCGGGGCGGCGGGATCGACGGTGGTCCTCGATGCTTCCGCCTCGCGGGACGAGGACGGCGGCGGGCTCACCTTCGCCTGGCGGCAGATCGAGGGCACGGCGGTGGAGCTCGTCGGGGCGGAGGCGGCGGTGGCGCGCTTCGTCGCGCCTGCCAAGGCCGGGACGCTGCGCTTCGAGGTCACGGTCACCGACGCGGAAGGGGCGAGCGCGGTGGCCGAGGTGGCCGTCGAGATCGCGGCGGCCGCTCGGCCGGCGAAGAAGGAGGAGTCGGGTTGCTCCGCTGCGGGGGGATCGCCTGCCGGCGGGCTCCTGGCCTTCGGCGCGCTGGCGCTGCTGCGGCGCCGCCGGCGGTAG